In Pristiophorus japonicus isolate sPriJap1 chromosome 2, sPriJap1.hap1, whole genome shotgun sequence, one genomic interval encodes:
- the LOC139231226 gene encoding putative nuclease HARBI1, whose amino-acid sequence MSEEQCDSRQRFQKEVLTEICHLLQPDLQPDISTRTAMPIAVKATVVLTFYASGFFQAASGDICPVSHFAAHRCSSDMTQALYRWRMEFIVFPMNRDKQDEWICGFARIAGIPIVQGPIDCTHVALRAPFQNAEVFRNKKGYHSLIMQLLCDHTQCILAVYSRYPGSAHDTFIQHVSNVPQMFVPSREGCGWLLGDKGYILATWLITPLRNTTTEQCYNDSNVATCNIIEQTIGVLKQGLRCLDISGRSLQHCLQLRYSLWCAACCTTWP is encoded by the coding sequence atgtcggaggagcagtgtgacAGTAGGCAGCGATTCCAAAAGGAAGTTCTCACAGAGATAtgccacctcctgcagccagatctgcaacctgacatcagcaccaggactgcgATGCCCATTGCAGTGAAGGCCACTGTGGTgctgaccttctatgcctccggcttcttccaggctgcatcaggggacatatgccccGTCTCTCATTTCGCTGCACATCGCTGTAGCAGTGACATGACACAGGCTCTGTACAGATGGAGAATGGAGTTCATAGTGTTCCCAATGAACAGGGATAAACAGGATGAGTGgatatgtgggtttgccaggatagcgggcatcccGATTGTTCAAGgacccattgactgcacacacgtggccttgcgagcaccattccagaatgccgagGTCTTCCGAAACAAAAAGGGATACCACTCTCTGATTATGCAGCtgctgtgcgaccacacgcagtgcatcctcgcagtgtattcccgctatcctggcagcgcacATGATACGTTCATTCAGCATGTGAGCAATGTGCCACAAATGTTTGTGCCATCACGGGAAGGATGCGGCTGGcttctcggggacaaaggatatatcctagccacctggctaataaCCCCTCTCCGCAACACCACCACGGAGCAATGCTACAATGACAGTAATGTGGCCACCTGCAACataatcgagcagacaataggggtgctgaagcagggTTTACGATGCCTGGACATCTCTGGACGCAGCCTTCAACACTGCCTTCAACtccgctattcattgtggtgtgctgcatgctgcacaacttggccataa